One window from the genome of Salisaeta longa DSM 21114 encodes:
- a CDS encoding Mth938-like domain-containing protein encodes MDHAPRITHCAWGTIELDGYETPFKDVKCYPGGARAWDWTETGTHHTPGIQPADVEELVAHGATVVVLSQGMHERLQVMQETRDWCAAREVTVHVLPTDAAVTKYNALRTERPTGGLFHSTC; translated from the coding sequence ATGGATCACGCACCCCGCATCACGCACTGCGCCTGGGGCACCATCGAACTGGACGGCTACGAGACGCCGTTCAAGGACGTGAAGTGCTACCCCGGCGGCGCCCGCGCGTGGGACTGGACGGAGACAGGCACTCACCACACGCCCGGGATTCAGCCGGCCGACGTCGAGGAGCTCGTGGCCCACGGCGCAACCGTCGTGGTTCTCTCGCAGGGCATGCACGAACGCCTGCAGGTGATGCAAGAAACGCGCGACTGGTGCGCGGCCCGCGAGGTGACCGTGCACGTGCTGCCCACCGACGCGGCCGTCACGAAATACAACGCGCTACGCACCGAACGCCCAACCGGCGGCCTCTTTCACTCGACGTGTTGA
- the bshC gene encoding bacillithiol biosynthesis cysteine-adding enzyme BshC, with amino-acid sequence MPADTLPAIDRCALDALGAFPELFVDYATRFEAVASFYADDWRAEAAWARAAERAAGQPADRAVLADVLTEQNDAWGCSPATAANIEALRAPDTVAVVTGQQVGLLGGPLYTITKTLTALQLAERMAEATGRTVVPVFWVEGEDHDMAEIAQAHVLERNDLRTLTYAPDGLPENPGAVGRLPLTDDALAPVLDALDAALPPSDFKPDVMDLVHAAYAPGTSIEDAFAKLMQQLFGGAGLVLLNPDDARLKRLVAPLFRRDLTDPETPVARVRSASDALTEAGYHAQVHARPTNLFWLDDARRPIDYVGDNRFVLRDTERSFTCSELLDHLEAAPERFSPNVVLRPLMQDLLLPTTAYVAGPGEVSYFAQYKGVYDWAELHMPLIYPRASVSLVESKVRKVLDKFDLAVPDLSADPEQLFQSVVLEQMDVDVDAVFGDATRQLHQAINALKPAVEAVDRTLVSSAEATRAALMDDLNDLKQRVVRAEKRQQEEVRAQLDKAYHNLRPAGQLQERTLSILYFLNKYSPALIDQLRAALALDTSSHQIVDL; translated from the coding sequence ATGCCTGCCGACACGCTGCCCGCTATTGATCGATGTGCCCTTGATGCCCTCGGGGCCTTTCCGGAATTGTTTGTGGACTACGCGACGCGCTTCGAGGCCGTCGCGTCTTTTTATGCCGACGATTGGCGCGCCGAGGCGGCGTGGGCGCGCGCAGCCGAGCGGGCGGCGGGGCAACCGGCCGACCGGGCCGTGCTGGCCGACGTGCTCACCGAGCAAAACGACGCCTGGGGCTGCTCCCCCGCGACGGCCGCGAACATCGAAGCGCTCCGCGCGCCCGATACGGTGGCAGTCGTCACCGGTCAGCAGGTGGGCCTGCTGGGCGGCCCGCTCTACACCATCACCAAAACGCTCACGGCGCTCCAACTCGCCGAACGCATGGCCGAGGCAACCGGCCGCACCGTGGTCCCGGTGTTTTGGGTCGAGGGCGAAGACCACGACATGGCCGAGATTGCCCAGGCGCATGTGCTGGAGCGCAACGACCTGCGCACGCTCACCTACGCGCCCGACGGATTGCCCGAGAACCCGGGGGCGGTGGGGCGCCTGCCGCTCACCGACGATGCCCTGGCGCCGGTGCTCGATGCGCTCGATGCGGCCCTCCCGCCGTCCGACTTCAAGCCGGACGTCATGGATCTCGTGCATGCGGCCTACGCCCCGGGCACGTCCATCGAAGATGCGTTTGCCAAGCTCATGCAGCAGCTCTTTGGCGGGGCCGGCCTGGTGCTGCTGAACCCCGACGACGCGCGCTTGAAGCGCCTCGTGGCGCCCCTTTTCCGGCGCGACCTAACCGACCCCGAGACGCCCGTGGCCCGCGTGCGGTCGGCCAGCGATGCGCTCACCGAGGCGGGCTACCACGCCCAGGTGCACGCGCGGCCCACGAACCTCTTTTGGCTCGACGACGCGCGCCGCCCCATCGACTACGTGGGCGACAACCGGTTCGTGCTGCGCGACACCGAGCGGTCGTTCACGTGCTCCGAGCTGCTGGATCACTTGGAAGCGGCCCCCGAGCGCTTTAGTCCCAACGTGGTGCTGCGCCCGCTCATGCAAGACCTGCTGCTGCCCACCACGGCCTACGTGGCCGGCCCGGGCGAGGTATCCTACTTTGCGCAGTACAAGGGCGTGTACGACTGGGCCGAGCTCCACATGCCGCTCATCTATCCACGCGCCAGCGTGTCGCTCGTCGAGTCGAAGGTGCGCAAGGTGCTGGACAAGTTCGACCTTGCCGTGCCCGACCTGTCGGCCGACCCGGAGCAGCTGTTTCAGTCGGTGGTCCTGGAGCAGATGGACGTGGACGTCGACGCGGTGTTTGGCGACGCGACGCGGCAGTTGCATCAGGCCATCAATGCGCTGAAGCCCGCGGTAGAGGCGGTTGACCGTACCCTCGTGTCGTCGGCCGAAGCCACGCGCGCGGCACTAATGGACGACCTGAACGACCTGAAGCAACGCGTGGTGCGGGCCGAGAAGCGCCAGCAGGAAGAGGTGCGCGCGCAGCTCGACAAGGCCTACCACAATTTGCGGCCGGCCGGCCAACTGCAAGAGCGCACGCTCTCCATCCTGTACTTTTTGAACAAGTACAGCCCGGCGCTGATTGACCAGCTACGTGCAGCGCTTGCGCTGGACACGTCGTCGCATCAAATTGTGGATTTATAG
- a CDS encoding Ig-like domain-containing alpha-2-macroglobulin family protein has translation MRLLIASARLFALLIVAAGLTSCTGSSSEQTSVRTVALAQANEAPNYVPTLDGPLRILSATPIGGHRTLPPQQPLTVTFTRPMVPLGDAPPPPPDVLTTRPALTGTLRWEGTQTLVFTPDRALPPATAFEVTLRPTLTSVDGQTLDAPFTWSFETPRPRLVSSVPARGADFVAPTQPLRLHFNQHVVAKAAAPFLRLYQRRSQARGRRSYAIDVRNASDSTLVVTPTRPLPSGASFVLRVEQGLPSAEGPLGTDEATTLNFETYGPLRLTEVDQPRYYRDRPTRLDPNGSLTLSFSTPVRFEALRKALSFTPAVPWPAGIEARDANVSTSHTLPLTFQPETRYTLTLTTLRDTMGQTLPRTSATFGTRAYEPALNAKTGLLVLEANGMTTLPLRATNVASVRVGMERLTARTLVPALCPYMRPYATCERSAVPARRTVDLDLPRNTPGVALLPFDSLLTGGTGLIGMHLRGPAVLDDRSHRALAQVTRLGVTGKFSPHQILVVVTRLADATPVAGATVTLRNEANDVLWTGTTDAQGRAQAPGWAALGMTSEGRWSSPTVYAVVTHNGDVAFTSSAYDDGVEPYRLGVDYDWSPEPRTRTATLFTDRGLYPAGSTVHFKGIARQKTDGDWAPIRDSLRLVIHGPRGALVYDGSFQPRPTGTLHGQWTASPSATQGRYVMRLGFATDTTLAAEDSWDRGGFATGSFRVDAFRRASFAVEAHAVAPQYVAGDFFEGTISARYLFGAGMAGQPVDYTLRMTSGAFDPDGFDGYRFGPMDGYLYATIAEGDTLLNANSAARVRTPLPGNEHGAPATLTFSGTVTSPTRQTISARTRVPLHPGLFYIGLKPGTSFLDLSETKTLTIDAATVDPNGASVGGKTVTVQLVRQEWNSVREVGADGRLRWRSERTEAVVTERTVTTERGRATRLTVPVAQGGRYVIRATARDVRGNAIRSETYLYASGAGYVAWQRSNDDRIPLITDQDRYVPGETAEVMVQSPYETASALITVEREGILSSRVTTLTGSTPSIEIPLAERHLPNVFVSVILWKGRTAPPEATHDPGAPAFKIGYAELRVDAAQKHLQVTVTPSQDTYRPGETATVDLQLRTAAGEGVPGEIAFSAADAGVLNLIGYRLPDPFETFYGPRPLGVTTTDTRGYLVEQRSFGQKAEALGGGGGMVGNGLRTDFRALAHWDPVITTDGSGHATVSFTLPERLTTFRLMATALTSEQQFGAAHTDVTVTQPLVQQPALPRFARRGDTFSAGVLVSNRTGQAGAVTVRAAAEGLTLRSASEQTIRLPAGATEEVRFTWHAPRADTARLQFRAALGGARDAFATTLPILRPSTKQVSATVAATQDRAQQTLRLPPNRLPELGTFSVRLSSTALVGLDGALPYLFDYPYGCIEQRTSRIRPLLLGRALLDAFDLQVLGGTREQQVRDWFNRLPNYWVGDGFSLWDSGTRAHPYVSAYVVLALAEAQAAGYAVPQPLTQQAVAALRATVRNRSDRPEPYSDAVWTDTRAFMLYALARHGVVLESEVAALASDPPSSPEAVSHLLRTVVHANTAALNRYRDALTRALRAQLRVEATEAYLRVPDTGAYGWIFGSSVRATAHGLTALIEAGPTDAFRSLAQRMVRYLINQRQNGHWASTQDNAAVVDALRAYVEAYEAAAPDFAATVQLAGRTILEEAFRQRTLRVASRTVPAADLPTGRTLPLTVTADGTGTAYYAAQLITYTDAPQPARAQGLRLERTIQRLNDRGDAVGAPQSTGRDTLRLAAGQLVRVTLRLYSPADRNYVVVDDALPAGLEPVNAAFETSDQQALGRADVGASRWWGSFNHTELRDTRVLLFADFLQQGAHTYTYLARATTPGTFIHPPATAEEMYQPAIRGQTATGAVIVTPPLPSTAARRP, from the coding sequence ATGCGCCTCCTCATTGCTTCCGCTCGCCTGTTCGCTCTGCTGATCGTGGCCGCTGGGCTTACGTCGTGCACGGGCTCCTCCTCAGAGCAAACCTCTGTGCGCACCGTTGCCTTAGCGCAAGCGAACGAAGCGCCCAACTACGTACCCACGCTCGACGGCCCGCTCCGCATCCTGAGCGCCACGCCCATCGGCGGGCACCGCACGCTGCCGCCCCAACAGCCCCTCACCGTAACCTTTACGCGCCCGATGGTGCCGCTGGGCGATGCGCCGCCACCGCCGCCGGACGTGCTTACCACCCGCCCGGCCCTCACCGGCACCCTGCGGTGGGAAGGCACCCAAACGCTCGTCTTTACGCCCGACCGCGCGCTGCCGCCCGCCACCGCGTTTGAGGTGACGCTGCGCCCTACCCTAACGAGCGTTGACGGGCAGACGCTAGACGCGCCGTTCACGTGGTCGTTCGAGACGCCGCGCCCCCGCCTCGTGTCCTCTGTACCGGCTCGCGGAGCAGATTTTGTGGCACCCACCCAGCCGCTACGCCTGCACTTCAATCAGCACGTGGTGGCCAAAGCGGCGGCGCCCTTCCTCCGGCTTTATCAACGCCGATCGCAGGCGCGCGGCCGCCGGTCGTATGCCATCGACGTGCGCAATGCCAGCGACAGTACCCTCGTGGTTACGCCCACCCGGCCGCTGCCCTCCGGCGCTTCGTTTGTCCTGCGCGTAGAACAGGGGCTGCCCAGCGCTGAAGGCCCACTCGGGACCGACGAGGCCACGACCCTTAACTTCGAAACGTACGGCCCGCTCCGCCTGACGGAAGTCGACCAACCGAGGTACTACCGCGATCGCCCCACCCGGCTCGATCCCAATGGGAGCCTCACGCTCTCATTTAGCACGCCGGTGCGCTTCGAGGCGCTGCGCAAGGCGCTCTCGTTTACGCCCGCCGTGCCGTGGCCCGCGGGCATCGAGGCGCGCGATGCCAACGTAAGCACCTCGCACACCCTGCCGCTTACGTTTCAGCCCGAAACGCGCTACACGCTCACGCTCACCACCCTGCGCGACACGATGGGGCAAACGCTGCCGCGGACTTCCGCTACGTTTGGCACCCGCGCCTACGAACCGGCGCTGAATGCCAAAACCGGCCTGCTCGTGCTCGAAGCTAATGGGATGACCACCCTCCCGCTACGCGCGACCAACGTCGCCTCGGTGCGTGTGGGCATGGAGCGCCTCACGGCCCGCACCCTGGTCCCGGCGCTCTGCCCGTACATGCGCCCCTATGCCACGTGCGAGCGGTCGGCCGTACCGGCGCGCCGGACGGTAGACTTGGACCTACCGCGCAACACCCCCGGCGTGGCGCTGCTGCCGTTCGACTCTTTGCTCACGGGCGGCACCGGGCTGATTGGCATGCATCTGCGCGGGCCGGCGGTGCTCGATGACCGCTCCCACCGTGCCCTGGCGCAGGTCACGCGCCTGGGCGTCACGGGCAAGTTCAGCCCACACCAAATTCTGGTGGTCGTCACACGCCTCGCGGACGCCACGCCCGTTGCCGGGGCAACCGTCACCCTCCGCAACGAAGCAAACGACGTGCTGTGGACCGGCACCACCGACGCGCAGGGACGCGCACAAGCCCCCGGCTGGGCGGCCTTGGGGATGACATCCGAGGGCCGCTGGTCGTCGCCCACCGTGTACGCCGTCGTGACGCACAACGGCGACGTCGCTTTTACCAGCAGCGCGTACGACGACGGCGTGGAGCCCTACCGCCTGGGCGTAGACTACGATTGGAGTCCGGAGCCGCGCACCCGCACGGCCACGCTGTTTACCGATCGCGGCCTGTACCCCGCGGGCAGCACCGTGCACTTTAAGGGCATTGCCCGGCAAAAGACCGATGGCGACTGGGCGCCGATCCGCGATTCGTTGCGCCTCGTGATTCACGGGCCCCGCGGGGCCCTGGTCTACGACGGCTCGTTTCAGCCGCGCCCCACGGGGACGCTGCACGGGCAGTGGACCGCGAGCCCAAGTGCAACGCAAGGACGCTACGTGATGCGCCTCGGCTTTGCCACCGACACGACCCTCGCCGCGGAGGACTCCTGGGACCGCGGCGGCTTTGCCACCGGCAGCTTCCGGGTGGATGCCTTTCGCCGGGCGTCGTTCGCGGTTGAGGCACACGCCGTCGCTCCGCAGTACGTGGCGGGTGACTTCTTCGAGGGGACGATCTCGGCGCGCTACCTCTTTGGGGCGGGCATGGCCGGACAGCCCGTCGACTACACGCTCCGCATGACGTCGGGGGCGTTCGACCCGGACGGCTTCGACGGGTACCGCTTTGGGCCGATGGACGGGTACCTGTACGCCACCATCGCCGAAGGCGATACCCTGCTCAACGCCAACAGCGCCGCCCGCGTCCGCACGCCGCTGCCAGGCAACGAACACGGAGCGCCCGCTACGCTGACGTTTTCCGGAACAGTGACGAGCCCCACGCGCCAGACGATTTCGGCACGCACCCGCGTTCCGCTGCACCCCGGCCTCTTTTACATCGGGCTGAAGCCGGGCACCTCGTTCCTGGATCTGTCGGAGACGAAGACGCTCACCATTGACGCCGCAACGGTCGACCCCAACGGCGCGTCGGTGGGGGGCAAAACGGTGACCGTGCAGCTGGTGCGGCAGGAGTGGAACAGCGTGCGCGAGGTGGGCGCCGACGGCCGCCTGCGCTGGCGCAGCGAACGCACCGAAGCGGTTGTGACCGAGCGCACCGTGACCACCGAGCGCGGCCGCGCCACGCGGCTTACCGTGCCGGTGGCACAGGGCGGGCGGTACGTCATTCGGGCCACCGCGCGCGACGTGCGGGGCAATGCCATCCGGAGCGAGACATACCTGTACGCCTCGGGCGCGGGCTACGTGGCCTGGCAGCGCTCAAACGACGACCGCATTCCGCTCATTACCGACCAAGATCGCTACGTGCCCGGCGAAACGGCCGAGGTGATGGTACAGTCGCCCTACGAGACCGCCTCCGCGCTGATCACCGTCGAGCGCGAAGGCATTCTGTCGAGCCGTGTGACGACCCTCACCGGCAGCACCCCCAGCATCGAGATTCCGCTGGCCGAGCGCCACCTGCCCAACGTCTTCGTCAGCGTCATTTTGTGGAAGGGCCGCACGGCCCCGCCCGAAGCAACCCACGACCCCGGCGCGCCCGCGTTCAAGATCGGGTATGCCGAGCTTCGCGTCGACGCCGCCCAAAAGCATCTTCAGGTGACCGTTACGCCCTCACAAGACACGTACCGCCCCGGCGAAACGGCCACGGTAGACCTGCAGCTCCGCACCGCAGCGGGCGAGGGTGTGCCCGGCGAAATTGCCTTTAGCGCCGCCGATGCGGGCGTGCTCAACCTGATTGGCTACCGCCTGCCGGATCCGTTTGAGACGTTTTACGGCCCGCGCCCGCTGGGCGTAACCACCACCGACACGCGCGGCTACCTGGTGGAGCAGCGCAGCTTCGGACAGAAGGCCGAAGCCCTGGGTGGGGGCGGGGGCATGGTGGGCAACGGCCTGCGCACCGACTTCCGCGCACTGGCGCACTGGGATCCGGTGATTACCACCGACGGCTCCGGCCATGCCACCGTGTCGTTTACGCTGCCGGAGCGCCTCACCACCTTCCGCCTCATGGCTACCGCGCTGACGTCCGAGCAGCAGTTTGGCGCGGCCCACACCGATGTGACGGTGACGCAGCCGCTGGTGCAGCAGCCGGCGCTCCCCCGCTTTGCGCGGCGGGGCGACACGTTTTCGGCCGGCGTGCTGGTGAGCAACCGCACGGGCCAGGCCGGTGCCGTTACCGTGCGCGCTGCGGCCGAGGGGCTGACCCTGCGCAGTGCATCCGAGCAGACCATCCGCCTCCCGGCGGGCGCGACCGAGGAGGTCCGGTTTACGTGGCACGCGCCCCGTGCCGACACGGCGCGGCTCCAATTTCGCGCGGCCCTCGGCGGCGCCCGCGATGCCTTCGCAACCACGTTGCCCATCCTGCGCCCCTCCACCAAGCAAGTGAGCGCCACCGTTGCCGCCACGCAAGACCGCGCCCAACAAACCCTGCGCCTGCCGCCCAACCGCCTCCCGGAGCTCGGGACGTTCTCGGTGCGCCTGTCGAGCACGGCCCTCGTGGGCCTCGACGGCGCGCTGCCCTACCTGTTCGACTATCCGTACGGCTGCATCGAGCAGCGCACCTCGCGCATCCGTCCGCTGCTGCTGGGGCGCGCGCTGCTGGACGCCTTCGACCTGCAGGTGCTTGGCGGCACGCGCGAGCAGCAGGTGCGCGACTGGTTCAACCGGCTGCCCAACTACTGGGTGGGCGACGGCTTTAGCCTGTGGGACAGCGGGACGCGGGCGCATCCGTACGTGAGCGCCTACGTGGTGCTCGCCCTTGCCGAGGCGCAGGCCGCCGGGTATGCCGTGCCCCAGCCGCTCACCCAGCAGGCCGTCGCCGCGCTGCGCGCCACGGTGCGCAACCGCAGCGATCGTCCGGAGCCCTACAGCGACGCGGTATGGACCGACACCCGGGCCTTCATGCTCTACGCCCTGGCGCGCCACGGGGTGGTGCTGGAAAGCGAGGTGGCCGCCCTGGCCAGCGACCCGCCGTCCAGCCCTGAAGCCGTGAGTCACCTGCTGCGCACCGTGGTGCACGCCAACACCGCAGCGCTGAACCGCTACCGCGACGCCCTGACGCGCGCGCTGCGGGCGCAACTTCGGGTGGAAGCCACCGAGGCCTACCTGCGCGTGCCCGACACCGGAGCCTACGGCTGGATCTTTGGAAGCTCGGTGCGCGCGACGGCCCACGGGCTGACGGCGCTCATCGAAGCGGGGCCCACCGACGCCTTCCGCTCCCTCGCGCAACGCATGGTGCGCTACCTCATCAATCAGCGGCAGAACGGCCACTGGGCTTCCACGCAGGACAACGCCGCCGTGGTGGATGCCTTGCGGGCCTATGTTGAAGCCTACGAAGCGGCAGCGCCCGACTTTGCGGCGACGGTGCAACTGGCGGGCCGCACAATTTTGGAAGAGGCCTTCCGGCAGCGGACGCTGCGCGTGGCGTCTCGCACCGTGCCCGCCGCCGACCTGCCCACCGGGCGCACGCTCCCGCTTACCGTCACCGCAGACGGCACCGGCACGGCGTACTACGCGGCGCAGCTCATCACCTACACCGACGCCCCGCAGCCCGCGCGGGCCCAGGGGTTGCGCCTCGAACGCACCATCCAGCGCCTCAACGACCGGGGCGACGCCGTGGGCGCCCCGCAGTCCACCGGCCGCGACACCCTGCGCCTGGCCGCCGGGCAACTGGTGCGCGTGACGCTGCGCCTCTACAGCCCTGCCGACCGCAACTACGTGGTCGTCGATGACGCCCTGCCGGCCGGGCTGGAGCCCGTCAACGCCGCCTTCGAGACGTCCGACCAGCAAGCACTCGGCCGTGCCGATGTTGGGGCCAGTCGCTGGTGGGGCTCCTTCAACCACACCGAGCTGCGCGACACCCGCGTCCTCCTCTTCGCCGATTTCCTGCAGCAGGGCGCGCATACCTACACCTACCTCGCCCGCGCCACCACCCCCGGCACGTTCATCCACCCGCCGGCCACCGCCGAGGAGATGTATCAGCCGGCAATCCGCGGACAGACCGCGACCGGCGCGGTGATCGTGACGCCTCCTTTACCATCGACGGCCGCGCGCAGGCCCTGA
- the hisC gene encoding histidinol-phosphate transaminase — MATSAPSSSVDDVLRHVRSAVRNEKAYVVGAPSRAEVKLNQNESPYDLPADVRDELHEHLAALQANRYPAEQPHQLCAALAEAHGITPEHILVGNGSNELTYTFGLCFIDPGTPVVLPRPMFSLYEKVAHLYGADLTSVGPRDDLSFDTDALVDAVQRTGAAFTVLTSPNNPTGLAMPLAEIERVVDAAPGIVVVDEAYVEFNPEGSALSLLDAHPNVVIMRTFSKAYGLAGLRLGYIMAHPRLVREVTKSRLPFMVDRLAEAAGLALLERPALIAERVEQMKDSCARLTEALAARSGVTVVPSQANFVLFEPPGEATRLQERLADRGVLVRNMGGYASLAGFLRVAAGTPAENKAFLEALDDALHERGA, encoded by the coding sequence ATGGCTACATCGGCTCCTTCTTCTTCGGTAGATGACGTGCTGCGCCACGTGCGTTCGGCGGTGCGCAACGAAAAAGCGTACGTGGTGGGGGCGCCCTCGCGGGCCGAGGTGAAGCTCAACCAAAACGAAAGCCCGTACGACCTGCCGGCCGACGTGCGCGACGAGCTTCACGAGCACCTGGCCGCCCTGCAGGCGAACCGGTACCCGGCCGAGCAGCCGCATCAGCTGTGCGCGGCCCTCGCGGAGGCGCACGGCATAACGCCGGAGCACATTCTGGTGGGCAACGGATCGAACGAACTCACTTACACCTTTGGGCTGTGCTTTATCGACCCGGGCACGCCGGTGGTGCTGCCGCGCCCCATGTTTTCGCTCTACGAAAAGGTGGCGCACCTCTACGGCGCCGACCTCACGAGCGTGGGGCCGCGCGACGACCTCTCCTTTGACACCGACGCACTCGTAGACGCCGTGCAGCGCACAGGCGCGGCGTTTACCGTGCTTACGTCGCCCAACAATCCCACCGGGCTGGCCATGCCCTTGGCAGAAATTGAGCGTGTGGTAGACGCAGCCCCCGGCATTGTGGTCGTGGATGAGGCGTACGTCGAGTTCAACCCTGAGGGCAGCGCCCTTTCCTTGCTCGACGCGCATCCCAACGTGGTCATCATGCGCACCTTCTCGAAGGCGTACGGCCTGGCGGGGCTGCGCCTGGGCTACATCATGGCACATCCGCGCCTGGTGCGCGAGGTCACGAAGTCGCGCCTCCCGTTTATGGTGGACCGCCTCGCGGAAGCCGCGGGCCTCGCGCTGTTGGAGCGCCCGGCGCTCATTGCCGAGCGCGTGGAGCAGATGAAAGACAGCTGCGCCCGCCTTACCGAGGCGCTCGCCGCACGAAGCGGCGTTACGGTGGTCCCTTCCCAGGCCAACTTCGTGCTGTTCGAGCCGCCGGGGGAGGCCACGCGCTTGCAAGAACGCCTGGCCGACCGGGGCGTGCTGGTGCGTAACATGGGCGGTTACGCGTCGCTGGCGGGCTTTCTGCGCGTTGCGGCGGGCACGCCGGCGGAGAACAAGGCATTTCTGGAAGCGTTGGATGATGCGCTACATGAACGCGGCGCATAA
- a CDS encoding bifunctional nuclease family protein gives MDFIRVDIIGLSTSPSSGGAYALVLGEVDGNRRLPIIIGAFEAQAIALELEKIQPPRPMTHDLLRDTFESFEVDVSEIVIDELREGTFFAKIRYAHNGDEEQLDARPSDAVALAVRVGAPIFVAPMVLEEAGIVAEDEETSMSSLAEKAESTASSEEETGGTKLERMERKLQKAIDEEDYERAAELRDEIEQLKSQQNQN, from the coding sequence ATGGATTTTATCCGCGTAGACATTATCGGCCTCTCGACTAGTCCTTCCAGCGGCGGCGCCTATGCGTTGGTGCTGGGCGAGGTGGATGGCAACCGCCGTCTGCCTATCATCATTGGGGCGTTTGAGGCACAGGCGATTGCCCTGGAGTTAGAAAAGATCCAGCCGCCGCGGCCCATGACGCACGATTTGCTGCGCGACACCTTCGAGTCGTTCGAGGTCGATGTCAGCGAAATCGTGATTGACGAGCTGCGCGAAGGGACGTTCTTTGCCAAGATCCGGTACGCGCACAACGGCGACGAGGAGCAGCTAGACGCCCGTCCCAGCGATGCGGTGGCCCTCGCGGTGCGCGTCGGCGCGCCCATCTTTGTGGCGCCGATGGTGCTTGAGGAGGCCGGCATCGTGGCCGAAGACGAGGAGACGAGCATGTCGTCGCTTGCCGAGAAAGCCGAGTCGACGGCTTCAAGCGAGGAAGAAACCGGCGGAACGAAGCTGGAGCGGATGGAGCGGAAGCTCCAAAAGGCGATCGACGAGGAGGATTATGAGCGCGCGGCCGAGCTGCGCGACGAAATTGAACAACTGAAAAGCCAGCAAAACCAAAACTAG
- a CDS encoding HD domain-containing protein: MEDDLLNPLVERAIEYAAQWHDATYRKGTWRPPLSAPEAHEAPRTPAFAHLTAVAHIVQRAGWPDPAVAAAYLHDAVEDRNRHGQRLARRQLRDAMGTEVTTLVAWVSEQKLGAQGEPRAWKPRKDDYLQQIADAPDAAVAISLADKLHNLWTMNQSLDRGIDIFSDGPQRAGLSAGPGQQQWFYQQMLARTAARSDPRLVRQHERLQVEVDRFQGLLTAQHVE; this comes from the coding sequence ATGGAGGACGACTTGCTCAATCCGCTGGTGGAGCGTGCCATCGAGTACGCGGCCCAGTGGCACGATGCTACGTACCGAAAAGGCACCTGGCGCCCGCCCCTTTCTGCACCCGAGGCCCACGAGGCCCCGCGCACCCCGGCGTTTGCACACCTTACGGCCGTGGCCCACATCGTACAGCGGGCCGGATGGCCCGATCCGGCGGTGGCTGCTGCGTACCTGCACGATGCGGTAGAAGACCGCAACCGGCACGGCCAGCGGCTGGCGCGGCGGCAGCTCCGCGATGCCATGGGCACCGAGGTGACGACGCTGGTGGCCTGGGTGAGCGAGCAGAAGCTGGGCGCGCAGGGAGAGCCCCGCGCCTGGAAGCCGCGAAAGGACGATTACCTCCAGCAGATTGCGGATGCCCCCGATGCGGCGGTGGCCATCAGTCTGGCCGACAAGCTGCACAACCTGTGGACGATGAACCAGAGCCTCGACCGCGGCATCGACATCTTTTCGGATGGGCCGCAGCGCGCGGGCCTCAGCGCGGGTCCCGGACAGCAGCAGTGGTTCTATCAGCAGATGCTGGCGCGCACCGCCGCCCGCTCCGATCCGCGGCTCGTCCGGCAACACGAACGGCTACAGGTGGAAGTGGATCGCTTCCAGGGGCTGCTTACGGCTCAACACGTCGAGTGA